In Erigeron canadensis isolate Cc75 chromosome 7, C_canadensis_v1, whole genome shotgun sequence, one DNA window encodes the following:
- the LOC122607074 gene encoding ras-related protein Rab2BV, whose translation MANRVDNEYDYLFKIVLIGDSGVGKSNILSRFTRNEFCLESKSTIGVEFATRTLQVDGKTVKAQIWDTAGQERYRAITSAYYRGAVGALLVYDITKSQTFDNVNRWLRELRDHADSNIVIMMAGNKSDLNHLRAVAEQDGQSLAEKEGLSFLETSALEAKNVEKAFQTVLTEIYHVISKKALAAQEANATKSALPGQGTTINVGDTSVNTKKGCCST comes from the exons ATGGCAAATAGAGTAGATAATGaatatgattatttattcaAGATAGTGTTGATTGGGGATTCAGGTGTTGGCAAATCAAATATACTTTCAAGATTTACAAGGAATGAATTCTGTTTGGAATCCAAATCTACTATTGGTGTTGAGTTTGCTACTAGAACCCTTCAG GTTGATGGAAAGACAGTTAAGGCTCAAATTTGGGACACAGCAGGACAAGAGAGGTATAGAGCCATAACAAGTGCATACTATAGAGGTGCAGTCGGGGCCCTTCTTGTGTACGACATAACCAAAAGTCAAACCTTTGACAATGTCAATAGGTGGCTGCGTGAGCTGAGAGACCACGCAGACTCCAATATTGTCATCATGATGGCTGGAAACAAATCCGATTTGAACCATCTCAGAGCTGTCGCTGAGCAAGATGGGCAATCATTGGCCGAAAAAGAAGGGCTTTCATTTCTTGAAACATCAGCACTTGAAGCAAAAAATGTCGAGAAAGCATTTCAAACTGTTTTAACAGAAATATATCATGTTATAAGCAAGAAAGCATTGGCAGCCCAAGAAGCAAATGCTACTAAAAGTGCCTTACCTGGCCAAGGGACCACCATTAACGTTGGAGATACATCTGTGAACACAAAGAAGGGTTGTTGTTCAACTTGA
- the LOC122607629 gene encoding methylsterol monooxygenase 2-2-like, with protein MASVIESCWTYLITNFSDFQLACFGSFLLHESVFFLSGLPFIYLERSGWLSKYKIQTKNNTTEAQNKCITRLLLYHFCVNLPVMIASYPAFKFMGMQSSLPLPSWKVISTQILFYFIIEDFIFYWGHRILHTKWLYKYVHSVHHEYATPFGLTSEYAHPAEILFLGFATIFGPAITGPHLITLWLWMVVRVLETVEAHCGYHFPWSPSNFLALYGGSDFHDYHHRLIYTKSGNYSSTFVYMDWLFGTDTGYRKLKALKNEEEAKYK; from the exons ATGGCTTCCGTCATCGAATCTTGCTGGACG TATTTGATCACAAATTTCAGCGACTTTCAGTTGGCATGCTTTGGAAGTTTCTTGCTTCATGAATCTGTCTTTTTCTTATCCGGGCTTCCCTTCATTTACTTAGAAAGGTCTGGATGGCTTAGCAAGTACAAAATTCAG ACAAAGAATAACACCACGGAAGCTCAAAATAAATGCATTACTCGGCTACTGTTGTATCATTTTTGTGTAAATCTGCCTGTTATGATTGCCTCTTACCCTGCCTTTAAATTCATGGGAATGCAAAGTAGTCTTCCATTGCCTTCCTG GAAAGTAATATCAACCCAGATACTATTCTACTTCATAATCGAAGATTTTATATTCTACTGGGGACACAGGATTTTGCATACTAAATGGCTATACAAATATGTCCATAGCGTTCATCATGA ATATGCTACACCTTTTGGATTGACTTCGGAATATGCTCACCCTGCTGAAATATTATTCCTTGGTTTCGCTACAATATTTGGTCCCGCCATCACGGGGCCTCATCTGATAACACTTTGGTTATGGATGGTAGTAAGAGTTCTTGAGACAGTTGAGGCACATTGTGGTTATCATTTCCCATGGAGCCCGTCAAACTTTCTTGCTTTATACGGGGG TTCTGATTTTCACGACTATCATCACCGACTTATCTACACCAAGTCTGGAAACTACTCGTCAACTTTTGTCTACATGGACTG GCTATTTGGGACAGATACCGGATACAGAAAACTGAAGGCATTGAAGAACGAAGAGGAAGCTAAGTATAAATAG
- the LOC122607811 gene encoding probable protein phosphatase 2C 24 has protein sequence MAEICCVSSENEASPNCEKNSQSARRKRMELRRVKFSPSLEIENGVKQARLTSIISPASFSGFDSESKLKSVGNNDAVENSPLVGTVLRPFGSVVSLESQTLPKFGVASVCGRRRDMEDAVAIHPSFLTTDFDDHASNLHYFGVYDGHGCSHVATRCKDRLHLLVKEEMNKTVETLEWTKTMEESFSKMDKEVIDWNHGTAGGNNCRCELQAPESDAVGSTAVVAIITPDKIIVANCGDSRAVLCRNGKAVPLSNDHKPDRPDELNRIQAAGGRVIYWEGARVLGVLAMSRAIGDNYLKPYVCCEPEVTITDRTSEDECLIIASDGLWDVVSNDTACGVARMCLKGKKPSTNMMNAVQNEEPGSENWDKACSDASMLLTKLALARRSADNVSVVVIDLRKK, from the exons ATGGCGGAGATATGTTGTGTGAGTAGTGAAAACGAGGCCTCGCCGAACTGCGAAAAGAATTCGCAGTCGGCGAGGCGAAAACGGATGGAACTTCGACGTGTGAAGTTCTCTCCGTCTCTTGAAATAGAGAACGGGGTGAAGCAGGCGAGACTGACGTCAATTATCTCGCCTGCTTCTTTCTCCGGTTTCGATTCTGAATCGAAACTGAAAAGTGTTGGTAATAATGATGCGGTTGAAAATTCACCTTTAGTTGGTACTGTTTTAAGACCTTTCGGGTCGGTTGTTTCTCTTGAATCTCAAACGTTACCGAAATTCGGTGTCGCTTCGGTTTGTGGAAGAAGGAGAGATATGGAAGATGCTGTTGCTATTCATCCTTCTTTTTTAACAACAGATTTTGATGATCATGCTTCTAATTTGCATTATTTTGGCGTGTATGATGGTCACGGTTGTTCTCAT GTGGCAACAAGGTGTAAGGATAGATTACATTTATTGGTGAAAGAAGAAATGAACAAAACAGTTGAGACATTAGAATGGACTAAAACAATGGAAGAAAGCTTTAGTAAAATGGACAAGGAAGTAATTGATTGGAACCATGGTACGGCTGGTGGAAATAATTGCCGGTGTGAGCTTCAGGCTCCGGAGTCTGACGCAGTTGGATCAACCGCAGTTGTTGCCATCATCACTCCTGATAAAATTATAGTCGCCAACTGTGGCGACTCAAGGGCAGTGCTTTGCCGAAATGGTAAAGCAGTGCCCTTGTCAAACGATCACAAG CCGGATCGTCCAGACGAGCTAAACCGGATCCAGGCGGCTGGTGGGCGAGTTATATATTGGGAAGGGGCAAGAGTTCTTGGAGTTCTAGCCATGTCAAGAGCCATCG GTGATAACTACTTGAAACCTTATGTGTGCTGTGAGCCGGAGGTGACGATTACAGACAGGACATCAGAGGATGAGTGTTTGATAATTGCAAGCGACGGATTATGGGACGTGGTGTCAAATGACACAGCTTGTGGAGTGGCAAGGATGTGTTTGAAAGGGAAGAAACCATCCACAAACATGATGAATGCAGTGCAAAACGAAGAGCCTGGGTCGGAAAATTGGGATAAAGCGTGTTCTGATGCCTCGATGTTGCTAACGAAGTTGGCATTGGCACGGCGAAGCGCGGATAATGTGAGCGTGGTGGTTATTGATTTGAGGAAGAAATGA